The genomic stretch ATCAGCATGATCGCGACGTAAGCATTGCCTTGCAGGGCGAGTTCCGGACTCCGGAACTGACGCAGCTTGAGGCGATTATCTCCCATTTTCATGGTCGCGGCTGCCGGAAATTTGTGCTCGATCTACGCCACGTCGCCCCGCTTACCCCCGCCGCCGAAGCTACTTTGAACTGCCTCCTCGGGCAACCCGGCCTCTCGTCTGACAAAGCATTAAGAGGAAGCGCCATCCGCCTTTTGGCGGAATCTCCCGCAGCTCAGCCGCAGACGGGCTGCGGGAGCCTCTTTTTTTCCGCAGCGTCATAATTTAGTAACTTTGGCTCAATTGTCCAAGTGTTTCTTGGACATCTCGACATTTCTCATCGCCGTTTTTGTAGTCCTACGTACCTCAACGGGCCACACAGAACCGGTTCCTCTCCACCCCCTTTGACTGACACCTCTTTCGAACAGAATTACCACAGGCCTGTGCTGGCTGAGCCTGCGGTGGATCTGCTGGTGACCAATCCCGACGGCATCTACCTCGATGGCACGGTCGGGGGAGGCGGTCACAGCCTGCTGATTGCCAAAAAACTGTCGAAGAGAGGCACTCTGATCGGTTGCGACCGGGACGCCGACGCCATTGCCCAGTCGCGCAAGGTGTTGCCCGAGACCGCAGTACTGATCCAGTGCCGGTTTTCGGAGATCAAAGAGGCAACAAGAGAGTTCACGCAGCGCGGTGTCTGGGGGGTGCTGCTTGACTTAGGAGTTTCCAGCTTTCAGTTGGACACGGCAGAGCGCGGTTTCAGCCACAGATTCTCTGGACCGCTGGATTTGAGAATGGACCCTTCGAGAGGAGAAACCGCGGCGGATCTGCTGAAGGATATCGACCTGAGCGATCTTACCCGGATAATTTTTGCCTACGGCGAGGATTCGCAGGCACGACGCATCGCCAAGGCCATTCTCGAAACCCGCGCGCGGCATCCCATCGAAACCACGGACGACTTGGCGCAGATCATTGATAGAAGTGTTCCGGCGACCCGCGCCAAGAGTCTGGCCCGAGTGTTTCAGGCCCTGCGGATTGCCGTAAACCATGAGCTTGAAGAATTAGAGCAAGGGCTGGTGGATTGCTGGGATATGCTGATTCCGGGAGGACGACTGGTAGTGATCAGCTACCATTCTCTCGAAGATCGGATTGTGAAGACCTTTATGAGGTCCAAAGCCGAGCCACCGCAACCACCTGCCTATTTGCCAATGGCACCGACTGAACCACCGGAAGGAAAGCTGCCCTTTAGAAAGCCGCTCCTCCCTTCTGAGACCGAGATCGACGAAAATCCCCGCGCTCGCAGCGCTAAACTTCGGGTCGTAGAAAAAATCCTATCCTGACCATGGCCTACGCATCGCAATCCTTACCGTCTTCCCTGTATCGTCCCCGCAAGCTGCCGCGAGTTCTCCGGCGGCAACTTCCTGTAGTATGGATCGTAGCAACCCTCGTTTGTGTAGGGCTGCTGGCGGTGGCGGTGACATGGCGCAACCTGACGTATGAAAAGCTCTCGCTGGATGTAGGCCGGCAGCAGATTGCCATTCAGCAATTGAATAAGGAATTGGTGCAGCTCAGCGGTCAGGTGGAGACAGAAGCCTCCTATACGAAGGTTTCGCGCTGGATGCGAGACAGGCATGGATGGTGGACGCGCACGAACCATGTGGGGACCATCGTCATTCCCGAAGCGGAATTGACTCCGGCTGCCCGTGAGGACGCCAGACTGCTCGGAGCGCCTGAGCATGAGTGAAGGGCACCGCAAAGTCCCGCGGGAACGTTTTCTCGCCTGCGTCCTGTTGGCGATCTTGTGCGCCTTCGGCATGCGGTTGGTGCAGCTCCAGGTCTTCCAGCATGGCCAGTGGCAGACCATTGCCCGCAACCAGTCGATGACGACCAAGTATCAGAAGCCAAGCCGCGGGGAAATTCGGGACAAGAACGGCCTGACGCTGGCGGTGACGCTTCCCTTAACCTACGCCGTAGGATACCGCCCGCAGTACGCGCTGGACATGAATGCCCTCGCAGGCACGCTATCCACCTACTTGCAGAAACCGAAGCGCGAAATGCGGGAGAAGCTCGAGACCACCAGCTTCACCTACCTTGCGCGCCGTGTGGATTGGCAGACCAAGGAGAAGCTGGAAGCGCTGAACCTGTCCTGTTTGCAGTTTGATGAGGAGCCGCGCCGCGCCTATCCTTCCAATACCTATGCCTCCACCGTGGTCGGATTTACCAACCGCGACGGCAAGGGCATGGAAGGCGTGGAAGGGTTCATGAATGATGAACTCTCCGGCGAAGGCTATCAGGAGCTATGCCGCGTTGATGCCCTGCGCGAAGCGTCTGCCGCCCTCTCCCCCGCCCCGGTGGAGACGAAGGGCGCGGACATTACTCTGACGATTGACCTGCAGTTGCAGACCATTGTCGAAGAAAAGATGCGCGAAGGACTGAAGGATCGCACCTTCGAGCGCGCGTGCGCGGTAATGGTAGATCCGCAGACCGGCGCCGTTCTCGCGCTGTCCACGTATCCATCGTTCGATCCCAATCAACCGGGCGACGGCAAAGCAGACTATCGCCGCTGCTGGCCTGTTACCGATGTGTACGAGCCGGGCTCCATCTTCAAGATCGTGGCGATTTCCAAGGCGCTGGAGAGTGGACGGTTCAAGCGGACGTCGCTGATCAATTGCGAAGGCGGCAAATATTCCGTCGGCGGCATTACGATTCACGATTCCCACGCGCATGGCACCATCTCCGTGGATGACGTGCTGGCGTATTCAAGCAACATCGGGACGGCGAAGATCGCGCGGGCATTCAGTCCGGCTGAGATTTATGACAAGGTGCGTGCGTACGGTTTCGGCAACCTGACTCTGGTGGGAATTCCCATGGAGCAGCCGGGCGAAGTTCCGGTGCCGGAACGGTGGAGCGGTTCGACGCAGGCGACGGTGGCCTTCGGGCAGGGAATATCCTGCACCGCGTTGCAGGTTACGATGGCCTACGCGGCTGTAGCCAACGGCGGCCTGTTGATGAAACCGCGTCTCGTGCAATCCGTGCGTTTCCCGTCGGGAGCGCACACCGATTATCCGGCGGAGATTATCCGCCGCGTGATGCCGGCGGAGATCGCCTCGCAGATCAATGAGATGCTGGTGAATGTCGTCGAGTACGGCACAGGCACCAAAGCCAAGGTGGACGGCATGCGCATCGCGGGCAAGACCGGCACTGCCGAGAAGGTCGACTATGTGCACCACACCTATTTTAAAGGACGCTTCATGTCGTCCTTTGTCGGCTTTTTCCCGGCGGAACACCCGCAATATGTGCTGCTGATTACGGTGGATGACCCGCGCGGTGAGCACTACGGCGGCTCGGTGGCAGGACCGATCTTCAAGGCCATTGTCGAAGACATGCGCATGATGTCCACGCCGAGTCCCGCGCCTTCTCCGTCCACGACTCCTGTACCGCTGGAAATGACGGTGAACCACAGTACGCAGAAAGACGCGTCGTCTGGCCGCGTGCAACCGCCGCGAACTGCCGCCTATGTACCGGTTTCGCTGGCTTCTGTAACCACCTATCAGAGTCAAACCACAACGGATTCGACGCTGGTAGCCGTGCCATCCCTGCAGGGATGGTCGCTGCGGCCGGCCGTCGAGGAACTCTCCAAGCGGAAGTTGAGTTTCAAACTCCTTGGAAGCCGCACCGTTGTGACTCAATTTCCTCCCGCCGGAACGATGGTTCCCGTCGGCACAGTCTGTGAACTGTACGGCGTTACGGAATAAGCTGCTGTTGATGACTCCTGCTCCGAAAAGACTCCATGATCTGACAGTTGAACTGCGGGACTGCCGCCGGTTCGGCGACGGCGATCCGCTGGTCCACTCTCTGGCCTATGACTCCCGCGCCGTCCAGGAAGGCAGCCTGTTTGTCGCCCTGCGCGGCCTCAAAGCGGACGGCGCTCAGTTCATTCGGGATGCCATCGCACGCGGCGCCGCCGCCATCGTTGCGGACACCGCGCCGGAAAGTGGATTGCAGGTTCCCTTCATTAGGGTGCAGGACGGACGCAAAGCCCTCGCCGAGTTGGCGTGGAGCTTCTATGATCACCCCGAACGTTCTTTGACTCTGGCCGGCATCACCGGCACCAACGGCAAGACGACGGTCGCCACGCAGTTGCGCGCGGTGCTGGATTTTGCGGGACATCGCACCGGGTTGATCGGCACGTTGGGCATCTATTATGGAGAGGTCGCCGCTGAATCGCCGCGCACCACGCCCGAGTCCGCCGACCTTGCCGCTCACTTTGCCGCAATGCGCGCGCTGGGATTTACTCACGCCGTCATGGAAGCGACATCCATCGGCATTGATTTGCAGCGCACATGGAAGCTTCCCTTCCGTGCGACGGTCTTCACCAATCTCACGCGCGACCATCTCGACTATCACGGTTCCGTGGAAGCCTATCGCGATGCCAAACTGCGGTTGTTTCAGGAGCAGGAACCGGATGGCGCGGCGGTTATTAATCTGGACGATCCGGCGGCCAACGATTTTGTGAAGGCTGCACGGGCCAAGGTGCTGACCTATTCTCTGTTGACGAATGCGGATTTCCGCGCAACGAACCTCCGGTTGACCCGCCAGTCCACGAGCTTCGATCTGGTGACCGCCCACGGTACACTGCCGATTGAAGCTCCACTGATCGGACACTTCAACGCACAGAATCTACTCGCCGTTATTGCCACCGCCTTCGCCCTGGGAGTTCCCCTTGAGATCACAAAGCAGGCGCTCGCGCAAGCCGTCCCTGTCCCTGGCCGTGCTGAGATGGTGCGATCATCCGCGCCTTTCACGGTCGTCGTGGATTACGCTCACACACCCGACGCTCTGGAAAAGATCCTGAGCACCCTTCAGGCTTTGGAGCACAACCGCATCTTCACGGTGGTTGGCGCGGGCGGTGACCGTGACCACGGCAAGCGCCCGCTGATGGCTGAAGTCGCGCACCGTTTGAGCGACCAATTGTTTTTGACCAGCGATAATCCGCGCAGTGAAGATCCCGAAGTCATTCTGAATGAGATGGCCGCCGGACTCAGCGCAGAGAATCATTACTTCCGCAATGCCGACCGGCGACTGACGATTGAGACGGCTCTGGCGGAAGCACGCAACGGTGACATTGTCTTGATTGCAGGCAAGGGCCATGAATCCTATCAAGAGATTCAGGGCGTCAAGCATCCGTTTGATGATCGGCTTGTGGCCGCAGCGTACCTTTCGCGCGCCGGGTACGCACTATGAGTCTTCCTACGATTGGCTGGTTCGGTAATATTGTCGGAGCACATTTCCCATCTTTATTCTCCGATTTCTCCCTCGGCCCGATTTCCATTGACACGCGCACGCTGAAACCCGGTGACACGTTTTGGGCAATTAAGTCCAGCCGTGACGGCCACGACTTTGTCCCTGCGGCGTTCACGTCCGGTGCCAAAGCGGCGGTGGTGAATTTCGATTGGATGCAGTCGCCGGATGCTGAACCTTACCGCGAACGGTTGATCGCCGTTCCCGAAACAACCCTCGCGCTGACTCACGCCGCGCGGGCATGGCGCAATTCGCTGCCCTTTCCGCAGATCGGCATCACCGGCACCAACGGCAAGACGTCCACAAAGGATATTCTGCTGCGGATCCTGTCGGTGAAACGGAAGGCGACGGGGACGCCGGGGAATTTCAACAATGAGATTGGTGTGCCGCTGACGCTGCTGGCTACGCCGTCGGATTGCGATGCAGCTGTGATTGAAATGGGTGCGTCTCATCCGGGAGAAATTGCGGATCTTTGCCAACTGGTTAGGCCCACGCACGGCCTGGTCACATCCATTGGCCGGGCGCATCTGGCGGGCTTCGGCACACTCGAAGAAATTGCGCGCACTAAAGGCGCGCTGTATGATGCCGTTGCCGAAAACGGAATTGCTTACGTGCCGACGGATGATGCTCTTTGCCTTACAGAAGCGACAGAGTGCCGGCACAAAATCGGCTACGGCTTTTCCGGTAAGCCTGCAGATTGGAAAGCAGAATTCTACCAAGGCACAAAGCTGACGTTTGATTCGTCCGGTTGTGCGCGGTTTGAATTTGAACGTGTGGAGATCGAACTATCGGTGCCGGGCCGTCCGGCTGCGCTGTCCGCGCTGGCGGCACTGACTATTGCGCGCAACTTCGGTCTTTATGCCGAAGAGGTCCGCAAGGTCATTCAGGCTTGGCAGGGCGTCGGCGGGCGGGTAAGCATTGAACGGTT from bacterium encodes the following:
- a CDS encoding UDP-N-acetylmuramoyl-L-alanyl-D-glutamate--2,6-diaminopimelate ligase, which produces MTPAPKRLHDLTVELRDCRRFGDGDPLVHSLAYDSRAVQEGSLFVALRGLKADGAQFIRDAIARGAAAIVADTAPESGLQVPFIRVQDGRKALAELAWSFYDHPERSLTLAGITGTNGKTTVATQLRAVLDFAGHRTGLIGTLGIYYGEVAAESPRTTPESADLAAHFAAMRALGFTHAVMEATSIGIDLQRTWKLPFRATVFTNLTRDHLDYHGSVEAYRDAKLRLFQEQEPDGAAVINLDDPAANDFVKAARAKVLTYSLLTNADFRATNLRLTRQSTSFDLVTAHGTLPIEAPLIGHFNAQNLLAVIATAFALGVPLEITKQALAQAVPVPGRAEMVRSSAPFTVVVDYAHTPDALEKILSTLQALEHNRIFTVVGAGGDRDHGKRPLMAEVAHRLSDQLFLTSDNPRSEDPEVILNEMAAGLSAENHYFRNADRRLTIETALAEARNGDIVLIAGKGHESYQEIQGVKHPFDDRLVAAAYLSRAGYAL
- the murF gene encoding UDP-N-acetylmuramoyl-tripeptide--D-alanyl-D-alanine ligase, whose amino-acid sequence is MSLPTIGWFGNIVGAHFPSLFSDFSLGPISIDTRTLKPGDTFWAIKSSRDGHDFVPAAFTSGAKAAVVNFDWMQSPDAEPYRERLIAVPETTLALTHAARAWRNSLPFPQIGITGTNGKTSTKDILLRILSVKRKATGTPGNFNNEIGVPLTLLATPSDCDAAVIEMGASHPGEIADLCQLVRPTHGLVTSIGRAHLAGFGTLEEIARTKGALYDAVAENGIAYVPTDDALCLTEATECRHKIGYGFSGKPADWKAEFYQGTKLTFDSSGCARFEFERVEIELSVPGRPAALSALAALTIARNFGLYAEEVRKVIQAWQGVGGRVSIERLGGITVMDDSYNANPMSMRAALETLSFLPARRHVAILGDMNELGSDAESEHRALGRDLKQFDLSLSLFVGAFAPLAASEARGQGIEAKAFATYEECDAELATLICAGDAVLVKGSRSMRLERAVQKLKTLYT
- the rsmH gene encoding 16S rRNA (cytosine(1402)-N(4))-methyltransferase RsmH; its protein translation is MTDTSFEQNYHRPVLAEPAVDLLVTNPDGIYLDGTVGGGGHSLLIAKKLSKRGTLIGCDRDADAIAQSRKVLPETAVLIQCRFSEIKEATREFTQRGVWGVLLDLGVSSFQLDTAERGFSHRFSGPLDLRMDPSRGETAADLLKDIDLSDLTRIIFAYGEDSQARRIAKAILETRARHPIETTDDLAQIIDRSVPATRAKSLARVFQALRIAVNHELEELEQGLVDCWDMLIPGGRLVVISYHSLEDRIVKTFMRSKAEPPQPPAYLPMAPTEPPEGKLPFRKPLLPSETEIDENPRARSAKLRVVEKILS
- a CDS encoding penicillin-binding protein; the protein is MSEGHRKVPRERFLACVLLAILCAFGMRLVQLQVFQHGQWQTIARNQSMTTKYQKPSRGEIRDKNGLTLAVTLPLTYAVGYRPQYALDMNALAGTLSTYLQKPKREMREKLETTSFTYLARRVDWQTKEKLEALNLSCLQFDEEPRRAYPSNTYASTVVGFTNRDGKGMEGVEGFMNDELSGEGYQELCRVDALREASAALSPAPVETKGADITLTIDLQLQTIVEEKMREGLKDRTFERACAVMVDPQTGAVLALSTYPSFDPNQPGDGKADYRRCWPVTDVYEPGSIFKIVAISKALESGRFKRTSLINCEGGKYSVGGITIHDSHAHGTISVDDVLAYSSNIGTAKIARAFSPAEIYDKVRAYGFGNLTLVGIPMEQPGEVPVPERWSGSTQATVAFGQGISCTALQVTMAYAAVANGGLLMKPRLVQSVRFPSGAHTDYPAEIIRRVMPAEIASQINEMLVNVVEYGTGTKAKVDGMRIAGKTGTAEKVDYVHHTYFKGRFMSSFVGFFPAEHPQYVLLITVDDPRGEHYGGSVAGPIFKAIVEDMRMMSTPSPAPSPSTTPVPLEMTVNHSTQKDASSGRVQPPRTAAYVPVSLASVTTYQSQTTTDSTLVAVPSLQGWSLRPAVEELSKRKLSFKLLGSRTVVTQFPPAGTMVPVGTVCELYGVTE